Genomic segment of Pseudomonas iranensis:
TCCCCCTTGATATGGCTTGCGCGGGCTGCAAACACCAGACCAGCAACGCGACCAATGCCAACACCGCCCAGATGGCCAGCCCCACGCGCCAGCTGCCGGCCTGCACCATCACCAGTGGCGCGAACGAGGCGGCAATCGCCGCGCCGCCCATGATTGACGTGACGTAGACGCCCATGCATAACGCCACGTTGTCAGCAAAGCGCGATTTGATCAGCGCCGGCATCAATGCCTGAATCAGGGCTATGCCAATGCCGGCCAGCATCGCGCTGAAGATCAGCTCGATCGCCGAATCGATAAACAGCCGTGACACGCTCGCCAGCCCGATGATCAACAGCGACAGCAGCACCGTGCGTCGGTCGCCCAGGCGCTGGCCGATGCTCAGGCCGAAAAACATCGCCAGTCCCATGGCCATCACCGGCAGCATCGTCAGCAGAGAGGCAAGCGTGAAGCTCAACGGTATATCGCCACGGATCGCCGACAGCAGCGGCCCGATGGCTGCCATTGAGGGGCGCAGATTAAGTGCGACAAGGATGATCGCGAGCATCAGCCAAGCGGCGGGGCGGGTGTGATTCATCAGCAGGCCTTTGAGTCGGGAGGCTGATGATTAGGCGTCGCGTCGCGCGCATCGGCAAATCAGAAAACCCCGGGCCAGACCTAAAAACTCGATAACACCCCTGTCCCGATGTAGGAGTGAGCCTGCTCGCGAATGCGTTCCTCCAGACAAACATTCATTTGCTGACATTGCGCTTTCGCGAGCAGGCTCGCTCCCACAGAGGACATTGCGAAGTGCCTGAAACTGAATAAAACCTGAACCATTCTCAAATACTCGCAAACTTTCACGTTCGTACTCCGAGGCAACTAATCATTAGCATCTTTTTCACGAAAAATTGATCCATGGCTGCCTAAAGTTTGGCATGCCTCGGTGAATGAAATTTTCACACTTGACGAGGCTCTTCTTTCAGGAACAGTCACTCATCATGTTGAAGTTAAAAGCCGTGCGCCCGGAATGGGTGACGTTGTTTGCCAGCGCCTTTTTATTGCTCGGTTTCAATCTGGTGCTTTGGCAACATCTGTTCGAGATCACCGCCGCCGATGGCAAGGGCATCGCCATGCGCGTGGCGTTTGGCGTGATGATCTTTGCCGCGTTCAATATCGTGCTGACGTTATTCGCTTTCCGGCCACTGCTTAAACCACTGTTGACCCTGTTGTTTTTAGTCAGCGCCGGCGTGGCTTACTTCATGAGCCAATATGGCGTGATGATCGATGCCGGCATGTTGCGCAACTTTGCCGAGACCAACGTGACGGAAGTGCGTGATCTGCTCTCATTGAAGTTGTTTGCTTATATTCTTTTGCTGGGTGTCCTGCCTTGTTTGTTGTTGTGGAAAGTTCCGGTCAGTTATCGGCGCTGGCATCGCGAGTTGTTCAGCAAAGTTGTTGTCAATGTTGCCTCGGCGGCGGTGATCGGTATTGTCGCATTGGCCAACTATCAAGGCTTGTCGTCGCTGTTTCGCAATCACCACGAAATTCGCCTGATGCTGGTGCCGAGCAATTACATCGGCGCATCCATTGGTTATCTGCAAGAGCAAGTGGTCTCGGCACAGCAGCCGTTCATCAAGATCGGCGAAGATGCCCAGCGCAATCCCGACCTGCAGCTACAGCCACGCAAATCCCTCACGGTGCTGGTGGTGGGGGAGAGTGCGCGGGCGCAGAACTTCGGCATTCTCGGTTATGACCGCGACACCACCCCGCAACTGGACAAAGAGGCTGGCCTGATCGCTTTTACTGACGTGCATTCCTGCGGCACGGAAACCGCAGTTTCGGTACCGTGCATGTTCTCCAATATGGGTCGCAAGGATTACAACGCCAGCAAGGCCAAGAATGAAGAAGGCTTGCTCGATGTGCTCAAGCGTGCCGGCATCGATGTGATCTGGCGCGATAACCAGTCCGGCTGCAAAGGCACTTGCGACCGCGTCACGGTGCAGGATGTCAGCAAGTTGCAGGACCCTGCGTTATGCGCCAACAGCGAATGTCGCGATGAAATTCTCCTGCAAGGCCTGCAAAGTTTCATCGATCATCTGGACAAGGACACCGTGCTGGTTCTGCACCAGATGGGCAGTCATGGCCCGGACTACTTCAAGCGTTATCCCAAGGAGTACGAACACTTCACTCCGGTCTGTGAAAGTAACGCGCTGAACAATTGCAGCCGCGAAAGTATCGTCAACGGTTACGACAACACCTTGGTCTACACCGACCATGTGCTGGCGAGCCTGATCGATGTGCTGCGCAGCAATCAGGACAAAGTCGACACCGCCATGCTCTATCTGTCGGACCACGGCGAATCGCTGGGCGAGTACAACCTGTTTCTGCACGGCACGCCTTATATGCTGGCGCCCGAGCAACAGAAGCATGTAGCGATGCTGGCGTGGTTCTCTGACAGCTATCAGAAAGCCTACTCGGTCGACACCCATTGCCTGCAACTGAGCCGGGACAAACCGCTGAGCCAGGACAATCTGTTTCACTCGATGCTCGGCCTGCTGGAAGTGCGCAGCAGCGTGTATCAGCCGGCGCTGGACATGTTTGCCGGTTGTCGCGGCGCGGTGATCGACGGCGTGTTGGCCAAGCAGTGAAGTGTTTCCTGCCCGTCGCGCCAATGCGACGGGCCTTTCTGTTTCTGCTGTCAGACTATTCTTGCTGACAGGCAAGACATTTCCTTACAGCTCTTGCCCTTCAAAGGCGCGTAAATCGTCGGTGGCGATATATACTGCGCGCCATTCTTCAAGGGAGAGCCGTGTGGCTATCGATATTCACTGGATTCGCGACAACGAAAGCCTCGCGCAGTTTTGCGCCGAGTGGCAGCAGCTGCCGTTCGTTGCCCTCGACACCGAATTCATGCGGGTCGACACCTTCTACCCGATTGCCGGCCTGTTGCAGATCGGCGACGGCAAACGCGCCTACCTGATCGACCCGCTTACCATCAACGCCTGGCAACCGCTGGCCGCGTTGCTGGAGAACCCGGCGGTGCTGAAAGTCCTGCACGCCTGCAGCGAAGACCTCGAAGTGCTGTTGCGCCTGACCGGCAGCCTGCCGGCGCCGTTGTTCGACACGCAACTGGCCGCCGCTTACCTGAACCTCGGCTTCTCGATGGGCTATTCGCGTCTGGTGCAGGAAGTGCTCGGCATCGACCTGCCCAAGGGCGAAACCCGCTCCGACTGGTTGCAGCGCCCGCTGTCCGATACCCAGATCAGCTATGCCGCCGAAGACGCCGTGCATCTGGCTGAGGTGTTCGTCGAGTTGCGGCCCAAGCTGTCCGCCGACAAGTTCGCCTGGGTGCTGGAGGATGGCGCCGAACTGGTTGCCAACCTGCGCCGCGAGACCGATCCGTACGAGGTCTATCGCGAGGCGAAACTGGCGTGGAAGCTGTCCCGAGCGCAACTCGCCGTGCTGCGTGAACTGTGCGCCTGGCGCGAAAAAGAAGCCCGCGCCCGCGACCTGCCGCGCAACCGCATCGTCCGGGAACACTCGCTGTGGCCCCTGGCCCGCACGCAGCCGGATAACCTCGCGGCGCTGGGCAAGATCGAAGACATGCACCCGCGTACCGTACGTCAGGACGGGCAGTTTCTGCTTGATCTGATCAAGCGCTCTGGCAGTGTGGGGCCGGATCAATGGCCGCCGGCAGTGCCCGAGCCGTTGCCGATCGAAGCCGCTGCGTTGATCAAACAACTGCGCGCGCTGGGTCAGGCCGAGGCCGAACGCCTGGGTATTGCCCCGGAACTGATGCTGCGCAAGAAAACCCTCGAAGCCCTGGTCAAAAGCGGCTTCCCCGAGGGTCCTTACCAATTGCCCGATTCGCTGCGTGGCTGGCGCCGCGAATTGCTCGGCCAGAAGCTGCTCGACAGCCTGGCCACCGCCGGAGAACAGCCTTGAAACGTATTTGCTCCATCTACCAAAGCTCCAAGCGCAGCGGCATGTATCTCTACGTGCTCAAGAGCGATGCGCTCGAGCGCGTGCCGGATGCGCTGATGACGGCTTTCGGCAAAGCGAAGCATTCCTTCGATCTGGTGCTGTCGCCCGAGCGCAAGCTGGCCAGCGAAGACATCACCGTGGTTCTGGAAAACCTCGACAAGCAGGGCTATCACCTGCAGATGCCACCGGCCGAGGACGAGTACATCGAGCACTTGCCCGAAGAGTTGCTGCGACGCAACGACCCGGTCTGACCCGCGAGGCCCTGTCCTGGGCCTCGGTTAACCCTGGAACTGTTTTTACCGCGATGGCCGGCCCCAACCCGGCGGCTGTCTGCACGGTTTGCGAAAGGTTTGAAGATGCGCGTTCTGATTGCTGAACACGACCACGCGATATACGCCCGCCTGCTGCGTCAGGCACTGCCCGAGCTTGAAATCCTGACCAGCGGCGACTCCGCTGAACTGGCGCGGCAGGCCGCCGATTGCCCGGTGTGGCTGGGCCAGCCGGATCTGCTCGCGACCCTGCTGCGCCAGGGCCATCAACCGCAATGGCTGCAATCGACCTGGGCCGGCATCACGCCGCTGCTCGCCGACGGCCTGCGCCGCGATTATCGCCTGACCCGCGCCGTGGGGATTTTCGGTCAGGTCATGGCCGAATACGTGCTGACCTACATCCTCGGCCATGAACGCGAAGTGCTGGCGCGGCTGGTCAGCCAGGTCGAGCGCAAATGGGACAACCGCAGCGG
This window contains:
- a CDS encoding phosphoethanolamine transferase; the encoded protein is MLKLKAVRPEWVTLFASAFLLLGFNLVLWQHLFEITAADGKGIAMRVAFGVMIFAAFNIVLTLFAFRPLLKPLLTLLFLVSAGVAYFMSQYGVMIDAGMLRNFAETNVTEVRDLLSLKLFAYILLLGVLPCLLLWKVPVSYRRWHRELFSKVVVNVASAAVIGIVALANYQGLSSLFRNHHEIRLMLVPSNYIGASIGYLQEQVVSAQQPFIKIGEDAQRNPDLQLQPRKSLTVLVVGESARAQNFGILGYDRDTTPQLDKEAGLIAFTDVHSCGTETAVSVPCMFSNMGRKDYNASKAKNEEGLLDVLKRAGIDVIWRDNQSGCKGTCDRVTVQDVSKLQDPALCANSECRDEILLQGLQSFIDHLDKDTVLVLHQMGSHGPDYFKRYPKEYEHFTPVCESNALNNCSRESIVNGYDNTLVYTDHVLASLIDVLRSNQDKVDTAMLYLSDHGESLGEYNLFLHGTPYMLAPEQQKHVAMLAWFSDSYQKAYSVDTHCLQLSRDKPLSQDNLFHSMLGLLEVRSSVYQPALDMFAGCRGAVIDGVLAKQ
- the rnd gene encoding ribonuclease D; translated protein: MAIDIHWIRDNESLAQFCAEWQQLPFVALDTEFMRVDTFYPIAGLLQIGDGKRAYLIDPLTINAWQPLAALLENPAVLKVLHACSEDLEVLLRLTGSLPAPLFDTQLAAAYLNLGFSMGYSRLVQEVLGIDLPKGETRSDWLQRPLSDTQISYAAEDAVHLAEVFVELRPKLSADKFAWVLEDGAELVANLRRETDPYEVYREAKLAWKLSRAQLAVLRELCAWREKEARARDLPRNRIVREHSLWPLARTQPDNLAALGKIEDMHPRTVRQDGQFLLDLIKRSGSVGPDQWPPAVPEPLPIEAAALIKQLRALGQAEAERLGIAPELMLRKKTLEALVKSGFPEGPYQLPDSLRGWRRELLGQKLLDSLATAGEQP
- a CDS encoding YcgL domain-containing protein: MKRICSIYQSSKRSGMYLYVLKSDALERVPDALMTAFGKAKHSFDLVLSPERKLASEDITVVLENLDKQGYHLQMPPAEDEYIEHLPEELLRRNDPV